A single genomic interval of Oryza sativa Japonica Group chromosome 7, ASM3414082v1 harbors:
- the LOC4342911 gene encoding uncharacterized protein: MAAAAASSAAWKRWIRPEVYPLFLATGVAVSICVGQLVRNITGNPEVRVLKEKRAAGVLENFDEGKRYSQHGFRKFIDGKRPEIMPGINSFFSDPPKY, translated from the exons atggccgccgccgctgcgtccTCCGCCGCCTGGAAGAGGTGGATCCGCCCCGAG GTGTACCCGCTCTTCCTCGCCACCGGCGTCGCCGTCTCCATCTGCGTCGGCCAGCTCGTCCGCAACATCACCGGCAACCCCGAAGTCAG GGTGTTGAAGGAGAAGAGGGCGGCCGGTGTGCTGGAGAACTTCGACGAGGGGAAGCGCTACTCGCAGCACGGCTTCAGGAAGTTCATCGACGGGAAGCGCCCCGAGATCATGCCCGGCATCAACAGCTTCTTCTCCGACCCGCCCAAGTACTAA